A single Eubalaena glacialis isolate mEubGla1 chromosome 18, mEubGla1.1.hap2.+ XY, whole genome shotgun sequence DNA region contains:
- the SLC22A31 gene encoding LOW QUALITY PROTEIN: putative solute carrier family 22 member 31 (The sequence of the model RefSeq protein was modified relative to this genomic sequence to represent the inferred CDS: substituted 1 base at 1 genomic stop codon): MELEARVLRAAGGFGRSRCLLAAASWLPCVALGLALGSELLLTALPAKHCGPDPALAPGPCLPLSYPEPAPRVRPNGTRSCTRVWHYALPAAGLLRSPVTQWNLVCEDGWKVPLEQVDHLLGWLLGCVLLGPGCDWFGRRAVFVGSLVLATGLGASKALATGFPALLVLRLLRGGALAGASLALSVARAERPGNRTPAVLLGVSSPVSXVSLLAAGHGAAGPSQEDLVALCGSQRCGPQGQLGGGELPGYGAGCAVCREPPAPAPLGPGTLAYPRRLVTRTHPGLQLIGGGISASFLRNLATCDPAFYWPYFLEANLEAAATVFLLLTADLWGRRPVLLLGTLVLGLAGAQYLPGWTVLSVSVLGLLASRAVSALSSLFSAEVFPTVSRMGARLGLVLGAGFLGQAAALLTDTHGRHGFFLQHVVFTSSAVLALLCILLLPESSGRALPQSLQDADRLCRSPRLWGRPCQDHLPLLPASLPRAGTQLVQEG; the protein is encoded by the exons ATGGAGCTGGAGGCGCGGGTGCTGCGCGCGGCGGGCGGCTTCGGCCGGTCCCGGTGCCTGCTGGCCGCCGCCTCGTGGCTGCCGTGCGTGGCGCTGGGGTTGGCGCTGGGCTCGGAGCTGCTGCTCACCGCGCTGCCGGCGAAGCACTGCGGGCCGGACCCCGCGCTCGCCCCCGGCCCCTGCCTGCCGCTGAGCTACCCCGAGCCGGCGCCCCGCGTCCGCCCCAACGGCACGCGGTCCTGCACGCGCGTCTGGCACTACGCGCTGCCCGCCGCCGGCCTGCTGCGCAGCCCGGTCACCCAG TGGAACCTCGTGTGTGAGGACGGCTGGAAGGTGCCACTGGAGCAGGTGGACCACCTCCTGGGCTGGTTGCTGGGCTGTGTCCTCCTGGGCCCAGGCTGTGACTG GTTTGGCCGCCGGGCTGTGTTTGTGGGCTCCCTAGTGCTGGCCACGGGCCTGGGGGCCAGCAAGGCCCTGGCCACTGGCTTTCCTGCCCTGCTGGTTTTGCGGCTGCTTCGTGGGGGGGCCTTAGCAGGGGCCTCCCTCGCCCTCTCTGTGGCTC GGGCTGAGCGCCCTGGCAACAGGACTCCTGCTGTTCTTTTGGGG GTTTCCAGCCCTGTTTCCTGAGTCTCCCTGCTGGCTGCTGGCCACGGGGCAGCCGGCCCGAGCCAGGAAGATCTTGTGGCGCTTTGCGGAAGCCAGCGGTGTGGACCCCAAGGACAGCTCGGAGGAGGAGAGCTCCCTGGCTACGG AGCTGGatgtgctgtgtgcagggagcCCCCAGCCCCGGCACCGCTCGGTCCTGGAACTCTGGCATACCCGCGTCGCCTGGTGACACGGACTCATCCTGGGCTTCA GCTGATCGGCGGGGGTATCAGCGCCAGCTTCCTGCGCAACCTGGCCACGTGTGACCCCGCCTTCTATTGGCCCTACTTCCTGGAGGCCAACCTGGAGGCAGCGGCCACCGTCTTCCTGCTCCTGACAGCAGACCTCTGGGGGCGCCGCCCAGTCCTGCTGCTGGGCACCTTGGTCCTGGGCCTGGCAGGGGCCCAGT accTGCCTGGCTGGACGGTGCTGTCCGTCTCTGTCCTGGGGCTCCTGGCCTCCCGGGCAGTGTCCGCCCTCAGCAGCCTCTTTTCAGCCGAGGTCTTCCCCACGGTGAGCAGGAT GGGTGCCCGGCTGGGCCTGGTGCTGGGAGCTGGGTTCCTGGGCCAGGCGGCCGCCCTGCTCACCGACACGCATGGCCGGCACGGCTTCTTCCTGCAACACGTGGTCTTCACGTCGTCTGCCGTCCTCGCCCTGCTGTGCATCCTGCTGCTGCCCGAGAGCAGCGGCCGCGCGCTGCCCCAGTCGCTGCAGGACGCCGACCGCCTGTGCCGCTCCCCGCGCCTCTGGGGCCGCCCCTGCCAGGACCACCTGCCCCTGctgccagcctccctccccagggcCGGGACACAGCTGGTCCAGGAGGGGTGA